From Spartinivicinus ruber, the proteins below share one genomic window:
- a CDS encoding TerC/Alx family metal homeostasis membrane protein, with amino-acid sequence MEHFGFPIETIIILFSVVFVSVAMDLFSHRNKEDVTFKDAAGWSVFWIVLAIAFYYYLKVRFSPEYASLFMAGYALEKALSIDNMMVFVAIFSSFGIKGILQHRILYYGIAGALIFRAIFVAAGTTLFGLTPWVELIFALIVAWSGWALWHGSGDDDDIDDYSQHWSVNLTKKYMPVIPRLVGKAFFVRREVVEQMKQDDPTLTFSDTARHGAWFATPMFLCLICIEISDIVFSFDSVPAIIAVTQEPLLVYAAVIFAILGLRNLYFLLAVAAKYLCHLERAVAFVLVFIAIKLGASAVEKTFGLETFHIPHDVSLYVVLGLILAGVIASILFPEKEQPATTETKADDETPAS; translated from the coding sequence ATGGAACACTTTGGCTTTCCCATAGAGACTATAATAATTCTCTTTTCCGTTGTCTTTGTTTCTGTGGCCATGGATTTATTTAGCCACCGTAATAAGGAAGATGTGACTTTCAAGGATGCAGCGGGCTGGTCGGTGTTTTGGATTGTCTTGGCAATAGCATTTTACTATTACTTGAAAGTACGGTTTAGTCCTGAATACGCCAGTTTATTTATGGCGGGTTATGCCTTGGAGAAAGCCCTGAGTATCGACAATATGATGGTATTTGTCGCGATATTCTCCAGCTTTGGAATTAAAGGTATTTTACAACATCGTATTCTCTACTATGGGATTGCAGGTGCATTAATCTTTCGGGCCATTTTTGTTGCTGCAGGGACAACATTATTTGGATTGACCCCCTGGGTAGAGCTAATTTTTGCATTAATAGTCGCTTGGTCAGGTTGGGCGCTTTGGCATGGTAGTGGTGACGATGATGATATTGATGACTATTCCCAGCATTGGAGTGTCAATCTAACTAAAAAGTATATGCCAGTCATTCCGCGACTGGTTGGTAAAGCTTTTTTTGTTCGGCGTGAGGTTGTGGAACAAATGAAGCAGGATGACCCTACCCTTACCTTCAGTGATACAGCAAGACACGGTGCCTGGTTTGCCACACCTATGTTTCTTTGCCTGATCTGTATTGAAATATCTGATATTGTGTTTAGTTTTGACTCTGTCCCGGCGATTATTGCAGTTACCCAAGAGCCCTTGCTGGTTTATGCCGCTGTTATTTTTGCTATTTTAGGCTTGCGTAATCTCTATTTTCTGCTAGCAGTTGCTGCTAAATATCTTTGCCATTTAGAGAGAGCAGTGGCGTTTGTTTTAGTCTTTATTGCAATTAAGTTAGGGGCATCAGCCGTTGAGAAAACCTTTGGACTTGAAACCTTTCATATTCCCCATGATGTCAGCCTTTATGTGGTGCTTGGTCTTATCCTGGCAGGGGTTATTGCCAGTATACTTTTCCCTGAAAAAGAACAGCCTGCTACTACAGAAACCAAAGCCGATGATGAGACCCCTGCTTCTTAA
- a CDS encoding putative bifunctional diguanylate cyclase/phosphodiesterase has product MAAAQLVLDQLLVSIDDSLLICDAKTCIHSVSRAFCKQCGTDEQAILNHPLSQFISQSSVENDIDPLMYAFKNNTAWNGQLLVGSSGHRVLKSVIASPISVDKKRALWLLKVIPDGQYSTETKVESKATNIDELTGLPNQVLLKDRIQQSMINAKRSGKSVAVLLFSIDRFADIKAGFGQRFSDELICQLVERLHNCIRKSDTIARLTEDTFAFVLQVTASDDSSIVSRKLLHSVETAFAINQQPVHVRASIGISLFPGDSETPEGLVESAFSALNHAKQEGGNCYDYFSNEMNCRAKARIEMEGRLRHAIAKNEFQLFYQPKVRANDGRIVGMEGLIRWFENGKNMVSPGEFIPVAEETGLIEPIGMWVLEEACRQNKQWQQQGLGPVKFSINVSGRQLNNPDFVQHVQDVVLNTHIAPEFLELEITESMLAHNVEKTINKLEKIRELGCYLSIDDFGTGYSSLSYLTRYPITALKIDRAFIHDLEVNENTAEVAKAIIGLSQGLNLEVIAEGAENIHHVDFLRSHHCDAIQGYYYSRPLPAHEFESLLKTGYIKVA; this is encoded by the coding sequence ATGGCAGCAGCACAATTAGTATTAGATCAGCTTTTGGTTTCTATTGATGACTCATTGCTCATTTGTGATGCTAAAACCTGTATTCATTCTGTAAGTCGTGCTTTTTGCAAGCAATGTGGCACTGATGAACAAGCTATCCTTAATCACCCACTATCACAGTTTATCTCTCAATCTTCAGTAGAAAATGATATTGACCCGCTAATGTATGCTTTTAAAAATAATACTGCCTGGAATGGTCAGTTATTAGTGGGTAGTAGTGGGCATCGCGTCCTTAAATCTGTAATTGCCTCCCCTATTTCTGTTGATAAAAAGCGAGCACTTTGGCTATTAAAAGTTATTCCTGACGGTCAGTACTCTACTGAAACAAAAGTTGAAAGCAAAGCCACCAACATTGATGAACTCACCGGGCTACCGAATCAGGTTTTATTAAAAGACCGGATTCAGCAGAGCATGATTAATGCCAAGCGATCAGGTAAGTCAGTTGCTGTATTACTTTTTTCAATTGACCGTTTCGCTGATATAAAAGCAGGTTTTGGTCAACGCTTCAGTGATGAATTAATATGCCAACTAGTTGAGCGTTTACATAACTGTATTCGCAAAAGTGATACCATTGCCCGGTTAACAGAAGATACATTTGCTTTTGTTTTACAAGTTACGGCATCAGACGACAGTTCAATTGTTTCACGAAAACTACTCCACTCTGTTGAGACTGCTTTTGCTATTAACCAACAACCGGTGCATGTTAGGGCTTCTATTGGTATTAGCTTGTTTCCTGGTGATAGCGAAACTCCGGAAGGCTTGGTTGAATCAGCCTTCAGTGCACTTAACCATGCTAAGCAGGAAGGAGGTAATTGTTACGATTACTTTTCCAATGAAATGAATTGTCGAGCCAAAGCACGGATTGAAATGGAAGGCCGGTTGCGCCATGCGATTGCCAAAAATGAGTTTCAATTGTTTTATCAGCCTAAAGTCAGAGCCAATGATGGCCGTATTGTGGGGATGGAAGGTTTGATTCGCTGGTTTGAAAACGGGAAAAACATGGTTTCACCGGGTGAATTTATTCCTGTTGCTGAAGAAACCGGGCTTATCGAACCCATTGGGATGTGGGTGCTCGAAGAAGCCTGTCGACAAAACAAACAATGGCAACAGCAAGGTCTAGGTCCGGTTAAGTTTTCAATCAATGTATCAGGGCGGCAATTAAACAACCCTGACTTTGTACAACATGTGCAGGATGTTGTGCTTAACACTCACATAGCCCCTGAGTTTTTAGAGCTGGAAATTACTGAAAGCATGTTGGCTCATAATGTTGAGAAGACCATTAACAAGCTGGAAAAAATTCGAGAGCTGGGTTGTTACCTATCCATTGATGATTTTGGTACAGGTTATTCCAGCTTGAGCTACCTGACCCGTTACCCAATTACCGCGTTAAAAATAGATCGAGCCTTTATCCACGATTTAGAAGTCAATGAAAATACAGCAGAAGTCGCCAAGGCTATCATTGGCTTATCACAAGGGCTTAACTTGGAAGTGATTGCTGAAGGCGCAGAAAATATTCATCATGTCGATTTTCTCCGTAGCCATCATTGTGATGCTATCCAAGGCTATTACTATAGCAGACCCCTCCCCGCCCATGAGTTTGAGTCTCTACTTAAAACCGGCTACATCAAGGTTGCTTGA
- a CDS encoding chitinase: MKPLLYKHLYLSILGITSLQTSAQAEIIPHSVTATFIEPYNQSYTIPISQLKQKEAELTNSKLMRQVKYSITTLDNQIIEKIVPNSKTNPDNVKRVESIISSKDWDFLFSKRNVTYTYNNFLKAIGKFPAFCGGYSDNRDADAICRKSLATMFAHFTQETGGHNPYEEVPEWRQGLFWVREMGWNETMRGGYNSECNPDTWQGRTWPCGTFKDGEFKSYFGRGAKQLSYNYNYGPFSDAMFGTIRTLLDHPEKVADTWLNLASAVFFFVYPQPPKPSMLHVVEGTWQPNQHDHNNGLFPGFGVTTQIINGGVECGATQEHKQSLNRIRYYQSFTQYLNVPITSSEVLGCANMQRFDNQGSGALAIYWEQDWRWDPSTPTGKSYACKLVNYQTPFTALKQGDYIDCVVHHFKDVIIDPDN; encoded by the coding sequence ATGAAGCCTCTATTATACAAACACTTATATTTAAGTATTTTAGGCATAACTTCACTACAAACAAGTGCACAGGCAGAAATTATCCCACACTCTGTTACAGCTACATTTATAGAGCCATACAACCAATCATACACCATTCCAATCAGCCAACTTAAGCAGAAAGAAGCAGAGCTGACTAATTCTAAACTTATGCGGCAAGTTAAGTATTCAATTACTACTTTGGATAACCAAATTATTGAAAAAATTGTGCCTAATAGTAAAACCAACCCAGATAATGTAAAAAGAGTAGAGTCTATTATCTCCAGTAAAGATTGGGACTTTTTATTCTCCAAACGCAACGTTACTTATACCTATAATAACTTTTTAAAAGCCATTGGTAAATTTCCAGCTTTTTGCGGGGGTTATTCAGACAATCGTGATGCAGATGCTATTTGTCGTAAATCATTAGCCACCATGTTCGCTCATTTTACCCAGGAAACAGGAGGACACAATCCTTATGAAGAAGTACCTGAATGGCGTCAAGGATTATTTTGGGTAAGAGAAATGGGCTGGAACGAAACCATGCGAGGGGGGTATAACAGCGAATGCAACCCAGATACCTGGCAAGGACGCACTTGGCCTTGTGGTACATTTAAAGATGGTGAATTTAAAAGCTATTTTGGTCGAGGCGCAAAACAATTGAGTTATAATTATAATTATGGGCCTTTTTCCGATGCCATGTTTGGTACCATCAGGACTTTACTGGATCACCCTGAAAAGGTTGCTGATACTTGGCTGAACCTAGCCAGTGCCGTATTTTTCTTTGTTTATCCACAACCGCCAAAGCCTAGTATGTTGCATGTAGTTGAAGGCACTTGGCAGCCCAATCAACATGATCATAACAATGGGTTATTTCCAGGCTTTGGAGTAACCACCCAGATCATCAACGGTGGTGTAGAGTGTGGTGCAACACAAGAACACAAACAGTCATTAAATAGAATTCGTTATTATCAAAGCTTTACCCAATATTTAAACGTACCCATTACCAGTAGTGAAGTGCTGGGTTGTGCCAATATGCAACGATTTGATAACCAAGGTAGTGGTGCACTAGCCATTTATTGGGAGCAAGACTGGCGTTGGGACCCTAGCACACCCACTGGCAAAAGTTATGCCTGTAAATTAGTTAATTACCAAACGCCTTTTACTGCACTAAAACAGGGGGATTATATCGACTGTGTTGTCCATCATTTTAAGGATGTGATTATTGATCCTGACAATTAA
- a CDS encoding acetyltransferase: MFLKEKDSGHLVEILSLTELFDLYQQEVVGRYHYGEEVQDPEKFSKQNLIFQSGETLPRCWTDPHYRAAELKR, translated from the coding sequence ATGTTTTTAAAAGAAAAAGATAGTGGACATCTGGTTGAAATCTTAAGCTTGACTGAACTTTTTGATTTATACCAGCAGGAAGTGGTTGGACGTTATCATTATGGTGAGGAGGTGCAGGATCCTGAAAAATTTAGTAAACAGAATTTAATATTTCAGTCCGGTGAAACACTCCCCCGTTGTTGGACTGATCCTCATTACAGAGCAGCAGAATTAAAACGATAA